From a region of the Rhodococcus sp. 4CII genome:
- a CDS encoding flavin reductase family protein, with amino-acid sequence MRTLFDPAELPPRRMYQVLTASVVPRPIAWVSTVSADGVANLAPYSFFSVSSTQPPVVQFTSVTRKDSLRNIEATGEFVINLATEPLMSAVNASSATYDSHVDEFAALGIDTEPSERVRPVRVAGSPVAIECTLKQVIPVGDSFVVMGDVAAIAVRSEAVADDGLPDFETLAPLSRLGRNEWGLPPKVVLLDRPHRPEQPTVG; translated from the coding sequence ATGCGCACACTCTTCGATCCCGCCGAACTGCCACCACGCCGCATGTACCAGGTGCTGACCGCGTCGGTGGTGCCGCGACCGATCGCGTGGGTGTCCACGGTGTCGGCGGACGGGGTGGCCAACCTGGCCCCGTACAGCTTCTTCTCGGTGTCCAGCACGCAGCCGCCGGTGGTGCAGTTCACGTCGGTCACCCGCAAGGACAGCCTCCGCAACATCGAGGCGACGGGCGAGTTCGTGATCAACCTGGCAACCGAACCCCTGATGTCGGCGGTCAATGCCAGTTCGGCGACGTACGACAGCCACGTCGACGAGTTCGCCGCGCTGGGCATCGACACCGAACCCAGCGAGCGGGTGCGGCCCGTCCGGGTCGCGGGTTCGCCCGTCGCCATCGAATGCACCCTGAAGCAGGTGATACCGGTCGGCGACTCGTTCGTGGTGATGGGTGACGTGGCGGCGATAGCGGTCCGGTCCGAGGCGGTCGCCGACGACGGGTTGCCGGACTTCGAGACTCTCGCACCCCTGAGCCGCCTCGGTCGCAACGAGTGGGGTCTGCCGCCGAAGGTCGTGCTGCTCGACCGCCCACACCGCCCCGAACAACCGACAGTTGGTTAG